One Haloterrigena salifodinae DNA window includes the following coding sequences:
- a CDS encoding cobalamin B12-binding domain-containing protein, protein MSSEQEQESIRCLVAKVGLDGHDRGAHVIARAFRDAGFEVIYSGLHKAPEEIVQAAVQEDVDVLGISILSGAHDTLLPKIMDGLEEYGAKEDTLVLAGGVIPEEDRAELKAEGVAAIFGPGTSVEETIEFVRENAPER, encoded by the coding sequence ATGAGTAGCGAACAGGAACAGGAGTCGATCCGGTGTCTCGTCGCCAAAGTCGGTCTCGACGGCCACGATCGGGGGGCCCACGTCATCGCGCGGGCGTTCCGCGACGCCGGCTTCGAGGTCATTTACTCCGGGCTGCACAAGGCGCCCGAGGAAATCGTTCAGGCGGCCGTCCAGGAGGACGTCGACGTGCTCGGAATCTCCATCCTCTCGGGGGCCCACGACACACTCCTCCCGAAGATCATGGACGGACTCGAGGAGTACGGCGCCAAGGAGGACACGCTCGTGCTGGCCGGCGGCGTCATCCCCGAGGAGGACCGTGCCGAACTGAAGGCGGAGGGCGTCGCGGCCATCTTCGGCCCCGGGACGTCGGTCGAGGAGACCATCGAGTTCGTCCGCGAGAACGCCCCCGAGCGATGA
- a CDS encoding HD domain-containing protein yields the protein MGVEIKETRVSDAEFEEMKGFVFEYLAASVEKEEEGGRMRWYPWHSAEYRHNHILNVVELATDIAREEGADIDVTRVAALFHDVAKLETDQELHAEAGARVAREYLESRADYPESFIEQVCRAIEHHSYQGDLTDLTLEAQCLIEADLLDKVGANGTALMLLRMGYEARTHMDCDEMVDRVLERGYDAASRVQSDTAEGIAHRRLKRVKWFREWLEDEIAAMGD from the coding sequence GTGGGCGTCGAAATAAAAGAGACCAGGGTGTCCGACGCCGAGTTCGAGGAGATGAAAGGGTTCGTCTTCGAGTATCTCGCGGCCAGCGTCGAGAAGGAAGAGGAGGGCGGTCGGATGCGCTGGTACCCGTGGCACTCGGCGGAGTACCGACATAACCACATTCTCAACGTGGTCGAACTCGCGACGGATATCGCACGCGAGGAGGGTGCCGACATCGACGTCACCCGCGTCGCCGCGCTCTTTCACGACGTCGCCAAACTCGAGACCGATCAGGAGCTCCACGCCGAGGCCGGCGCGCGCGTCGCCCGGGAGTACCTCGAGTCCCGCGCGGACTACCCCGAATCGTTCATCGAGCAGGTCTGTCGGGCCATCGAACACCACTCCTACCAGGGCGACCTGACCGATCTCACGCTCGAGGCCCAGTGTCTCATCGAGGCCGACCTGCTCGACAAGGTCGGGGCCAACGGCACCGCCCTGATGCTGTTGCGGATGGGCTACGAGGCGCGGACTCACATGGACTGCGACGAGATGGTCGACCGCGTCTTAGAGCGCGGCTACGACGCCGCCTCCCGCGTCCAGAGCGACACCGCCGAAGGGATCGCCCACCGCCGGCTGAAGCGTGTGAAGTGGTTCCGGGAGTGGCTCGAGGACGAAATCGCCGCGATGGGCGACTAG
- a CDS encoding DUF7332 family protein — protein sequence MGRVRRTGLVVCCCLAILTVGPVVGAAQQSAAVVDGSPAASQTEVDVDGQTSACFDAGGSAFVIGSSDGTNIWVRLHAGPLTDSGWAIGAEMIGSTGGTSIIEVVAGIQFVGDGFLDLLSSPGESVELISGFDFQLPMLEMASSGLGADEVAGSDGGAENESGDSAASGSDDGQRGDRRAADSPFEMIRC from the coding sequence ATGGGACGCGTTCGCCGAACCGGCCTCGTCGTGTGTTGTTGCCTAGCTATACTGACAGTCGGGCCGGTCGTCGGGGCCGCACAGCAGTCGGCGGCCGTCGTCGACGGATCGCCGGCTGCGAGTCAGACCGAGGTCGACGTCGACGGGCAGACATCGGCTTGTTTCGACGCCGGAGGCTCCGCGTTCGTCATCGGTTCGTCGGACGGGACAAACATCTGGGTTCGCCTCCACGCCGGGCCGCTCACCGATTCCGGCTGGGCGATCGGCGCCGAAATGATCGGCTCGACCGGGGGGACTTCGATCATCGAGGTCGTCGCCGGGATCCAGTTCGTCGGCGACGGCTTCCTCGATCTCCTCTCGAGTCCCGGTGAGTCGGTCGAACTGATCAGCGGGTTCGACTTCCAGTTGCCGATGCTCGAGATGGCCTCGAGCGGACTCGGGGCCGACGAGGTCGCCGGGAGCGACGGCGGCGCCGAAAACGAGAGCGGAGACAGTGCCGCGAGCGGAAGCGACGACGGGCAACGCGGCGACCGACGGGCCGCCGATAGCCCGTTCGAGATGATTCGGTGCTGA
- a CDS encoding LysE family translocator, with product MTVLTTALAGVVFGLALAAPPGPMNAIIAEESVIRGRIAGFRAGLGAMSADALFFVLTLAGAVAVIDRYPAARPALYLAGGLLMLYFAVGAVEEARSATTFTDGREDGSSGFRKTFVLSLTNPYQIGFWLTVGVGLLQPGTLDVLSHVPAAGSALERVLVVETGSPALLTGFFAGIALWIVVYPVTLDAVGRRVDAFAPVVAALSAVVLVGFGLVFLAIGTLRVV from the coding sequence GTGACCGTCCTCACGACGGCGCTCGCGGGCGTGGTCTTCGGACTCGCGCTCGCCGCGCCACCGGGACCGATGAACGCGATTATCGCCGAAGAGAGCGTCATCCGCGGCCGGATCGCCGGCTTCAGGGCCGGACTGGGCGCGATGAGCGCGGACGCGCTGTTCTTCGTTCTGACGCTGGCCGGCGCCGTCGCGGTGATCGACCGCTATCCGGCCGCCCGGCCCGCGCTCTACCTCGCCGGCGGACTGCTGATGCTGTACTTCGCCGTGGGTGCGGTAGAAGAGGCCAGAAGCGCCACCACCTTCACCGACGGCCGCGAGGACGGGTCGTCGGGCTTTCGCAAGACGTTCGTCCTCTCGCTGACCAACCCCTACCAGATCGGCTTCTGGCTCACCGTCGGCGTTGGCCTGCTCCAACCCGGAACGCTCGACGTCCTCTCGCACGTCCCCGCCGCCGGGTCGGCTCTCGAGAGAGTGCTGGTCGTCGAGACCGGCTCTCCCGCGCTGTTGACCGGTTTCTTCGCGGGGATCGCGCTCTGGATCGTCGTCTATCCGGTAACACTGGACGCGGTCGGCCGTCGCGTCGACGCCTTCGCGCCCGTCGTTGCGGCGTTGAGCGCCGTCGTCCTCGTCGGGTTCGGGCTGGTCTTCCTCGCGATCGGAACGCTTCGGGTCGTCTGA
- a CDS encoding O-methyltransferase, which yields MVDVLSDDIGRFVRAVGPSPDETLREMGDYAREEGFPYVGPEVGATLRLLARLTDAERIFEFGSGYGYSAYWMAEALPDDGEIVLTEVDEDELEMAREYMREGGYDDRARYELGDALETIDDYDGPFDAVLIDCQKHRYRDAFEAVREKLSPGGVVVADNAITAAPMDFERLLALVEGEDPGDVDEHTQGIADYLERVTDDPDFETIALPLGEGIAISYRLE from the coding sequence ATGGTCGACGTGCTTTCGGACGACATCGGTCGCTTCGTTCGTGCGGTCGGGCCGAGCCCGGACGAAACGTTGCGCGAGATGGGCGACTACGCCCGCGAGGAGGGGTTCCCATACGTGGGCCCCGAGGTCGGCGCCACCCTCCGCTTGCTCGCCCGGCTGACCGACGCCGAGCGGATCTTCGAGTTCGGTTCTGGCTACGGCTACTCGGCCTACTGGATGGCCGAGGCCCTCCCCGACGACGGCGAGATCGTCCTCACCGAGGTCGACGAGGACGAACTCGAGATGGCCCGCGAGTACATGCGCGAGGGCGGCTACGACGACCGCGCGCGGTACGAACTAGGCGACGCGCTCGAGACGATCGACGACTACGACGGCCCGTTCGACGCGGTCCTGATCGACTGCCAGAAACACCGCTACCGCGACGCGTTCGAGGCCGTCCGCGAGAAGCTGTCGCCGGGCGGCGTCGTCGTTGCGGACAACGCGATCACCGCGGCCCCAATGGACTTCGAGCGACTGCTCGCCCTCGTCGAGGGCGAGGATCCCGGCGACGTCGACGAGCACACGCAGGGGATCGCCGACTACCTCGAGCGGGTAACTGACGACCCCGACTTCGAGACGATCGCGCTGCCGCTGGGCGAGGGGATCGCGATCAGCTACCGACTCGAGTGA
- a CDS encoding DUF1467 domain-containing protein has translation MKRSFASRSGSVLVGAVALVAVGVASNIGLDSPYRLFPSLLLMALGVAGVATQVRDYSVAQLRLAAKRWWVVAFVAFLPYALVAAPESDSAAAVADGLAAPPIPLVLESISGAVVCCAVAVTVLYGFASYGVHPGRTSPEERVLADGGDD, from the coding sequence CGTCACGCTCCGGTTCGGTGCTCGTCGGGGCCGTCGCGCTCGTCGCCGTCGGCGTCGCGAGTAATATCGGGTTGGACTCGCCGTACCGGTTGTTCCCGTCCCTGCTTCTGATGGCGCTCGGCGTCGCCGGCGTCGCGACTCAGGTCCGCGATTACAGCGTCGCTCAACTCCGCCTGGCGGCGAAGCGCTGGTGGGTCGTCGCGTTCGTCGCGTTTCTCCCCTACGCGCTGGTCGCGGCCCCCGAAAGCGATTCGGCGGCGGCCGTCGCCGACGGACTCGCCGCCCCGCCGATCCCACTCGTCCTCGAGTCGATCTCGGGCGCGGTCGTCTGCTGTGCGGTGGCGGTGACGGTGCTGTACGGCTTCGCCAGCTACGGCGTCCATCCCGGCCGAACCTCGCCCGAGGAACGCGTTCTCGCGGACGGCGGAGACGACTAA